TGTTGAAATGAATATAGAAGTTTTAAATGTTTGGGGCGCAAAAATGAAGTGGAAATAAATTAATAATATACATACAATAATGACAGATAACGCAGCACATAATTTATTGAATCTGACTTTGCAAACTGGATGGTTGGTAAAGGAAAAAATAGAAAAAGAGATAATCAAACTGGTTCTTTCTTTTCGGTTTGTTACCTAGTTGAAAAGGACGGAGAAACTTGTTTCTTAAAGGCTTTTGATATCATGAAGTTTAATTCCATTTCTATTCCCGGAACTGGTATAATGGACGTTATGAATGATATGTCAACTGCATACAAATACGAAAGAGATTTATCAGAATTCTGTAAAAACAAACACGTTACAAAAGTTTCATTTGTACGTGAAGCTGGCGAGAAAAAATGTAAAAGGATATTCTTTTTCTATTGTTCCATATTTAATTTTTGATTTAGCTGAAGGTGATATAAGAAAGCGTTTAGATTTTTCCACAAAACTTGATTATGCTTGGCGATTGAAGTCATTACATGATATTGCAGTTGGCTTAAAACAACTACATCAAATTGAAGTTTCGCATCAAGATTTAAAGCCTTCAAATGTTTTGGTATTTAGTTCTGAAAGTAAATTAGGTGACTTAGGACGTTCAATGTGCAAGGATATGGATGGGCCTTATAATAAAATGGCATTTACGGGTGACAATACTTATGCACCACCTGAAATTATGTATGGATATTATGAAAAGGACTGGTTAAAACGTGTGTTTGCAACTGACTGTTATTTACTTGGTAGCTTAGTAGTTTTCTATTTTTCGGGAATAAGTATGTCTGCACTCATTGAAAGCAAATACCTGATAATTTTAGTTGGGAAAAATGGAAAGGAACATTTGACGAATTAAAATATTATCTTGAAGATGGATTCTCTAAAGCTTTGCGGGAGTTTGAAGATAATATTTCACAAGAGGAATTTAAAACAGATTTAAGAGTTCTTATTGAGTATTTGTGCCATCCATTTCGAAAAAAAGAGGACACCCAAAAAGTGTTTTATCAAAAGGAAGTAACTACAGTCTTGAGAGATTTGTAACTATGCTAGATGTTTTAAAACGTAAAGCTGAATTAATTGTAAAGAGTTAAGAATTGGCAAATCTATTTGAACATAAAGACCGAAGGGTAGTTCCAAACTGGAGAAGTTTTGGTAAAACTACCGTACTTGGCGAATTGAATTCGTTTCAGGAAGAAAGAGCAATACCATCAAATGTAGTTACAATTGATGATTATATTCTCGATTGGAAATTTAATAGAACTGTAATTCACGCTTCTGATTTACTGAGTGCAGCCTTAGTAAATAACTTCATCAATGATGGCAACGTAATTGAAGCAGCCAATTTTGTACTTCAAAATTCTGGCAAAGCAACAAAATCGCAAGTGTCTTTAGCCAATAAAATTCTGAACAAACCTGAAATTATTGACTTATCAGTTGCATTCAAGACTGTTACATTTGATAACTTAAGTGGACTAATTAATCCAGCTCCAATTCATCAAAAAATTAAGGAGACAAGAGATTTATTGAAATTCTATCCTTACAATGCAATATTGTATGTAGAACTTTCAAGGTATTATTCAATACTTGGAAATAGAGAAAAGGCAATAAAAGCAATGAAGACAGCATTGCATTTAACTGAAAATAACAGGTTTGTTTTAAGAAGTGCAACAAGATTATTTGCTCATTATGATGAATTAGATTATGTTCATGATATACTACGAAAAAGCCCACTAACGAACTTTGACCC
This genomic stretch from Bacteroidota bacterium harbors:
- a CDS encoding protein kinase family protein; translation: MKLARKNVKGYSFSIVPYLIFDLAEGDIRKRLDFSTKLDYAWRLKSLHDIAVGLKQLHQIEVSHQDLKPSNVLVFSSESKLGDLGRSMCKDMDGPYNKMAFTGDNTYAPPEIMYGYYEKDWLKRVFATDCYLLGSLVVFYFSGISMSALIESKYLIILVGKNGKEHLTN